One Solirubrobacter pauli DNA segment encodes these proteins:
- the rfbC gene encoding dTDP-4-dehydrorhamnose 3,5-epimerase — translation MQSIATRLDGPVLLAPKLHGDERGFFVETFRADVAREHGIPTDYVQDNHSRSRQGTLRGIHFQTHPGQGKLVRVARGRVWDVVVDLRRGSPTFGEWEGFELDDVSGRVLYIPVGFGHGFLVLSDTADFVYKCTNYYDPATEAGIKFDDPDVNVEWPTDEVELLYSQRDKDAPRLSEIADSLPFTV, via the coding sequence CCGAAGCTGCACGGTGATGAGCGCGGCTTCTTCGTGGAGACGTTCCGCGCCGACGTTGCGCGCGAGCACGGCATCCCCACCGACTACGTGCAGGACAACCACTCGCGCTCGCGGCAGGGCACGCTGCGCGGCATCCACTTCCAGACGCATCCGGGCCAGGGCAAGCTCGTCCGGGTGGCGCGCGGTCGGGTGTGGGACGTCGTCGTCGACCTGCGGCGCGGCTCGCCGACGTTCGGCGAGTGGGAGGGCTTCGAGCTCGACGACGTGAGCGGCCGGGTCCTCTACATCCCCGTCGGCTTCGGGCACGGCTTCCTCGTGCTCAGCGACACCGCGGACTTCGTCTACAAGTGCACCAACTACTACGACCCGGCTACCGAGGCCGGCATCAAGTTCGACGACCCGGACGTGAACGTCGAGTGGCCCACGGACGAGGTCGAGCTGCTGTATTCGCAGCGTGACAAGGACGCGCCGCGCCTGTCGGAGATCGCGGACTCGCTGCCCTTCACGGTGTGA
- the gluQRS gene encoding tRNA glutamyl-Q(34) synthetase GluQRS → MKGRFAPSPTGVLHLGNLRTALLAWLFARSAGSAFLLRIEDLDAGRVRPGFAEAQLEDLRALGLDWDGEVVRQSARTSLYAEALERLPVYECFCTRAEVSEAASAAHGPVGAYPGTCRGLSEAERAARRAAGRVPALRVAADGPVVTFVDRVLGEQSGFVDDFVVRRNDGAFAYNLAVVVDDAAQGVEEVVRGADLVDSTPRQIWLGRALGAADLSYAHVPLVLGADGRRLAKRHGDVTLREVAPDAALAWMAASLGLSGSSPRELLAGFDPAQVSREPTTYP, encoded by the coding sequence GTGAAAGGGCGCTTCGCACCCTCGCCGACCGGGGTCCTGCACCTCGGGAACCTGCGGACCGCGCTGCTCGCGTGGCTGTTCGCGCGGTCGGCGGGGTCGGCGTTCCTGCTGCGGATCGAGGACCTCGACGCCGGCCGCGTGCGACCCGGGTTCGCGGAGGCGCAGCTCGAGGACCTGCGCGCGCTCGGACTCGACTGGGACGGGGAGGTCGTCCGGCAGTCGGCGCGAACCTCGCTGTACGCGGAGGCGCTGGAGCGGCTCCCGGTGTACGAGTGCTTCTGCACGCGGGCCGAGGTGTCCGAGGCCGCGTCGGCCGCGCACGGGCCGGTCGGCGCGTACCCCGGCACGTGCCGGGGGCTGAGCGAGGCGGAGCGCGCCGCTCGGCGCGCGGCCGGGCGCGTGCCGGCGTTGCGGGTGGCGGCCGACGGTCCCGTCGTCACGTTCGTCGACCGCGTGCTCGGCGAGCAGTCCGGCTTCGTCGACGACTTCGTCGTGCGTCGCAACGACGGCGCGTTCGCCTACAACCTCGCGGTCGTGGTCGACGACGCCGCCCAGGGCGTCGAAGAGGTGGTGCGCGGCGCCGACCTCGTGGACTCCACACCGCGGCAGATCTGGCTCGGCCGTGCGCTGGGCGCGGCGGACCTGTCGTACGCGCACGTGCCGCTCGTGCTGGGCGCCGACGGACGCCGACTGGCCAAGCGCCACGGCGACGTGACGCTGCGCGAGGTCGCCCCGGACGCCGCCCTGGCCTGGATGGCCGCGTCGCTGGGATTGAGCGGCTCCTCCCCGCGTGAGCTGCTGGCCGGGTTCGATCCCGCCCAGGTCTCCCGCGAGCCCACCACCTACCCATAG